One genomic window of Tenacibaculum tangerinum includes the following:
- a CDS encoding transposase has protein sequence MRYKKWTLEQKLEILASSEEIGIVEACRKYSVSTGTFYSWKKKFEYKGEAGLKVTYDTKSKELKAAEEENRVLRKLLSDKEIELEVQRELLKKSLGHQIQERFSRCNL, from the coding sequence ATGAGATATAAGAAATGGACCTTAGAACAGAAGTTAGAAATATTAGCTAGTTCTGAAGAGATAGGTATAGTAGAAGCCTGTCGTAAATATAGTGTTAGTACTGGCACTTTCTATAGTTGGAAAAAGAAGTTTGAGTATAAAGGAGAAGCTGGATTGAAGGTTACCTACGATACCAAAAGTAAAGAGCTTAAAGCTGCAGAGGAAGAAAATCGTGTATTGCGAAAGTTACTTAGTGATAAAGAAATAGAACTAGAGGTACAGCGAGAACTCTTAAAAAAAAGTTTGGGACATCAGATCCAAGAAAGATTTAGTAGATGTAACCTATGA